One segment of Candidatus Nitrospira nitrosa DNA contains the following:
- a CDS encoding P-II family nitrogen regulator, with the protein MGGLRLHPMKEIRVIIAGEHRAFVTELLDRVHASGYTIIGNISGKGHHGVREAHFMFSEQESLEMILTVVPEEKVEPILAGLKPLFERHSGFMYVADVAVSRQEYFGKKKSSQA; encoded by the coding sequence ATGGGCGGGCTACGTTTGCATCCGATGAAAGAAATTCGTGTGATCATCGCGGGCGAACACCGGGCGTTCGTGACTGAACTACTGGATCGCGTGCATGCCAGCGGGTACACGATTATCGGCAATATCTCCGGCAAAGGACACCATGGGGTGCGGGAGGCGCATTTCATGTTCAGCGAGCAAGAAAGCCTCGAAATGATCCTGACGGTCGTCCCGGAAGAAAAGGTGGAACCCATCCTGGCCGGGCTGAAGCCCCTTTTCGAGCGGCACTCGGGCTTCATGTATGTCGCGGACGTCGCCGTGAGCAGACAAGAATATTTCGGCAAAAAGAAGTCGTCTCAGGCCTGA